The following are encoded in a window of Acidicapsa ligni genomic DNA:
- the trpS gene encoding tryptophan--tRNA ligase, translating into MASNARPRVLSGMRPTGKLHLGNYMGALANWVKLQDDYECYFFIADWHALTTDYADTSKVKTNIEEVALDWLGAGLDPEKCVLFLQSKVPEHGKLFLLFSMITPLSWLERVPTYKEQQENLTGKDLTTYGFLGYPLLQAADILLYQPEFVPVGQDQVVHVELTREIARRFNFFYPKPLGDHAPGQSGDARILETVLPEPKVLLTPSPKLPGTDGRKMSKSYGNTIQLTDSEAEVRQKLKTMVTDPARVRRTDPGDPDKCPVGDLHKVFSSSDKLLEVYEGCRTAGIGCIQCKGWAADSLVQILAPIQERRARFTASQAIEIIEEGSIRARRRAAETMREVDDAMQMPIG; encoded by the coding sequence ATGGCCTCTAATGCACGTCCGCGCGTCCTGAGTGGGATGCGCCCCACCGGCAAGCTCCACCTCGGCAACTACATGGGCGCACTGGCCAACTGGGTCAAGCTCCAGGATGACTACGAGTGCTACTTTTTCATCGCAGACTGGCATGCGCTGACGACGGATTACGCCGATACCTCCAAGGTAAAGACGAATATCGAAGAGGTTGCACTCGACTGGCTCGGCGCTGGGCTTGATCCGGAGAAATGTGTCCTCTTTCTGCAGAGCAAAGTGCCGGAACATGGCAAGCTGTTCCTGCTTTTCAGCATGATTACGCCTCTCAGTTGGCTGGAACGCGTGCCCACGTACAAGGAACAGCAGGAAAACCTGACAGGGAAGGATCTGACGACGTACGGATTCCTTGGCTATCCGCTCTTGCAGGCAGCGGATATTCTTCTCTACCAGCCGGAGTTTGTCCCGGTAGGCCAGGATCAGGTTGTTCATGTGGAACTGACGCGGGAGATCGCCCGGCGGTTTAATTTTTTCTATCCGAAGCCACTCGGAGATCATGCTCCCGGCCAATCCGGAGATGCTCGAATCCTGGAGACTGTGTTGCCGGAGCCGAAGGTGTTGTTGACGCCTTCGCCCAAGCTGCCTGGGACAGATGGACGCAAGATGTCCAAGAGCTACGGGAATACGATTCAACTCACGGACTCCGAGGCCGAGGTTCGTCAGAAACTGAAGACGATGGTCACCGATCCGGCAAGAGTTCGCCGCACCGATCCTGGCGATCCGGATAAGTGCCCTGTCGGGGATTTGCACAAGGTATTTTCCTCGTCCGACAAATTGCTCGAGGTTTACGAGGGCTGCCGGACGGCGGGGATCGGCTGTATTCAATGCAAAGGCTGGGCAGCCGACTCGTTAGTGCAGATACTTGCTCCAATTCAGGAGCGGCGTGCTCGGTTCACTGCCAGTCAAGCCATCGAGATCATCGAGGAAGGCTCTATTCGAGCTCGACGTCGCGCCGCGGAGACCATGCGGGAAGTGGATGATGCAATGCAGATGCCTATCGGCTAG
- the ndk gene encoding nucleoside-diphosphate kinase → MSQRTFSIIKPDAVRKGYTAAILSEIEKAGFKIVSIKKQSISKPQAEGFYAVHSARPFFDSLTTFMSNGPIVLLVLEKDNAIVDLRKLMGATNPSNAEEGTIRKKFAGSIEENAIHGSDAPETAAFEIGYWFAGYELV, encoded by the coding sequence GTGTCGCAACGTACTTTCAGCATTATCAAGCCGGACGCAGTTCGCAAAGGCTATACCGCCGCTATTTTGTCAGAGATCGAAAAGGCTGGCTTCAAGATTGTTTCCATCAAGAAGCAGTCCATCTCCAAGCCGCAGGCTGAGGGCTTCTACGCCGTTCACAGCGCCCGCCCATTCTTCGACTCGCTCACCACGTTCATGTCCAATGGACCAATCGTGCTGCTCGTTCTGGAGAAAGACAACGCGATCGTCGATCTGCGCAAACTGATGGGAGCAACAAACCCGTCCAACGCAGAAGAAGGCACCATCCGCAAGAAGTTCGCCGGATCCATCGAGGAAAACGCGATCCACGGTTCGGATGCCCCTGAAACCGCAGCCTTTGAAATCGGCTACTGGTTTGCCGGTTACGAACTGGTCTAA
- a CDS encoding M13 family metallopeptidase, giving the protein MFPKLYFPSFVRHSAALLVCLPACAGLAQTSTAAPLTPSASGAAELRVFDPSLVDTSVDACENFYQYSCKGWFKRNPLPADQISYGRFTELYELNRLHLKQILEASAVPGATRTANEQKIGDEYASCMDVAAIDQKGLASLQPELDRIAGLKSKAELPALIAHLHSIGVNVFFGMGSNQDYADSASVISFYSAAGLGLPDRDYYTRTDAKSVEQRQQYVAHVKKILALAGEPEAQAAKDANTVLAIEMGLAKVSLTNVEQRDPQNLNHPTDVTTMEKELTHFSLASYIAADHAPSSGKVNDMEPKFFAGFNTLIEETPLDQIRAYLRWHLLHAFAGESLPQRFDEENWNFYAHTLNGAEKEQDRWKRCTSRVDSELGEALGQVYVAQYFSAEEKQRTLDMTLAIEQAMSKDIDSLDWMSPETKVRAKEKLHGVMNKIGYPDKWRDYSKLTIVRGDALGNQMRVQEFDHARDLAKIGKPVDRGEWGMTPPTVNAYYDPQQNNVNFPAGYLQPPFFSGKEDDAANYGDMGSTIGHELTHGFDDEGRQFDANGNLKNWWTKDDELKFGDRSDCVVKQYDAIESVPGVHLNGKLTLGENLADLGGTWLAWLAWLDKAREAHLDMEAKTDGYTPEQRFWIAYAQQWCTQTRPEALRTAAQTDPHAPDEWRTNAILQDLPEFAKSFSCKASSRMVAAKPCRVW; this is encoded by the coding sequence ATGTTTCCGAAATTGTACTTTCCCTCTTTTGTCCGGCATAGTGCGGCTTTACTGGTCTGTTTGCCTGCCTGTGCCGGCCTCGCACAGACTTCTACGGCTGCGCCATTGACTCCCTCGGCGTCTGGTGCTGCTGAGCTTCGGGTTTTTGACCCTTCTTTGGTCGATACGTCAGTCGATGCCTGCGAGAACTTTTACCAGTACTCGTGCAAGGGCTGGTTCAAGCGCAATCCGTTGCCTGCAGATCAGATTTCTTACGGACGCTTTACTGAGCTATATGAGCTGAATCGGCTGCATTTGAAGCAGATCCTTGAAGCTTCCGCGGTGCCGGGCGCTACCCGGACAGCGAATGAGCAGAAAATCGGCGATGAGTACGCAAGCTGCATGGATGTTGCTGCGATTGACCAGAAGGGCTTGGCCTCACTGCAGCCGGAGTTGGATCGTATCGCCGGGCTGAAGAGCAAGGCGGAATTGCCAGCGCTTATCGCTCATCTGCACAGCATTGGGGTGAATGTCTTTTTCGGGATGGGTTCCAACCAGGATTATGCCGACTCCGCTTCGGTGATCTCTTTTTACAGCGCTGCGGGCCTTGGTCTGCCGGATCGCGATTATTACACCCGCACCGATGCCAAGTCGGTTGAGCAGCGCCAGCAGTATGTCGCGCATGTGAAGAAGATTCTGGCGTTGGCTGGAGAGCCCGAGGCGCAGGCGGCGAAGGATGCAAATACCGTGCTGGCTATCGAGATGGGTCTGGCCAAGGTGTCGCTTACGAATGTGGAACAGCGCGATCCGCAGAATCTGAATCATCCAACGGACGTGACAACGATGGAGAAGGAGCTTACGCATTTCTCTCTGGCGTCGTATATAGCCGCCGATCATGCTCCCTCATCGGGCAAGGTCAATGATATGGAACCGAAGTTCTTTGCCGGTTTCAATACGCTTATCGAAGAGACGCCGCTCGATCAGATTCGAGCTTACCTGCGCTGGCATCTGCTGCATGCCTTTGCTGGCGAGAGCCTGCCTCAGCGTTTCGATGAGGAGAACTGGAACTTCTACGCGCATACGCTCAATGGGGCAGAGAAGGAGCAGGATCGCTGGAAGCGTTGCACGAGCCGCGTTGATAGTGAACTTGGCGAAGCCTTGGGGCAGGTCTATGTGGCGCAATACTTTTCGGCTGAAGAGAAGCAGCGCACGCTCGATATGACCCTGGCGATCGAGCAGGCCATGAGCAAAGACATCGATTCGCTTGACTGGATGAGCCCTGAAACCAAGGTTCGCGCCAAGGAGAAGCTGCATGGCGTCATGAACAAGATCGGCTATCCCGATAAGTGGCGCGATTATTCCAAGCTCACGATTGTTCGCGGCGATGCGCTGGGTAATCAGATGCGCGTGCAGGAGTTTGATCATGCGCGTGACCTTGCCAAGATCGGCAAGCCGGTTGATCGCGGCGAGTGGGGTATGACTCCGCCGACGGTGAATGCCTACTACGATCCGCAGCAGAACAATGTCAATTTTCCCGCGGGATATCTGCAGCCACCGTTCTTCAGCGGCAAGGAAGATGACGCGGCGAACTATGGCGATATGGGATCCACGATTGGCCATGAGTTGACGCATGGTTTCGACGATGAGGGACGGCAGTTCGATGCCAACGGCAACCTGAAGAATTGGTGGACCAAGGACGACGAGCTCAAGTTTGGCGACCGCTCGGATTGCGTTGTGAAGCAGTACGATGCGATCGAGTCGGTTCCCGGTGTGCATCTGAATGGCAAGCTGACACTCGGTGAAAACCTCGCGGATCTTGGGGGCACATGGCTGGCGTGGCTCGCATGGCTGGATAAGGCTCGCGAGGCCCATCTGGACATGGAAGCCAAGACGGATGGCTACACGCCAGAGCAGCGCTTCTGGATTGCTTACGCGCAGCAATGGTGCACGCAGACTCGACCGGAGGCTTTGCGTACTGCGGCGCAGACTGATCCGCATGCTCCGGATGAATGGCGCACGAATGCCATTCTTCAGGATTTGCCGGAGTTCGCGAAGAGCTTTTCGTGCAAGGCGTCGTCAAGGATGGTTGCGGCCAAGCCTTGCCGTGTTTGGTGA
- the sucC gene encoding ADP-forming succinate--CoA ligase subunit beta has translation MKIHEYQAKTILAKYGVPVPRGEVANLLPEAAEAARTLLANGASGVVVKAQIHAGGRGKGGGVKVVRNLADAEAAAKSILGMQLVTHQTGPVGQKVQRLLVEETAAIDRELYLGIVLDRATGKLVFMASQAGGMEIEEVAAKDPDAIYKEEIDPSIGLAAYQGRKIAFALGLKPTQVNQAVTFFQSLYKAFVETDASLLEINPFITTKDDKLFALDAKMTFDDNALFRHPEIKALRDVAEEDPLEVEASKYALNYIKLDGSIACMVNGAGLAMATMDIIQYAGGSPANFLDVGGGATQEQIEHAFEILLSDKNVKAIFINIFGGILRVDRLATGVVAAARNLNVTVPIVLRLEGTNVEEGRQILKDSGLNFQVGATMKEAADLVVAAAKAGA, from the coding sequence ATGAAAATTCACGAGTACCAAGCAAAGACGATCCTGGCGAAGTACGGCGTGCCCGTGCCCAGGGGTGAGGTAGCCAATCTGCTACCGGAAGCGGCTGAAGCCGCGAGAACCCTGTTGGCCAATGGGGCCTCAGGCGTGGTGGTCAAGGCTCAGATTCACGCCGGTGGCCGTGGCAAGGGTGGTGGAGTCAAGGTTGTCCGCAACCTGGCGGACGCCGAAGCGGCTGCCAAGTCCATCCTCGGAATGCAGCTTGTGACGCATCAGACTGGCCCCGTCGGACAAAAGGTCCAGCGCCTGCTGGTCGAAGAGACAGCCGCCATCGACCGCGAACTCTACCTCGGCATCGTCCTCGATCGCGCTACCGGCAAGCTGGTCTTCATGGCCTCGCAGGCAGGCGGCATGGAAATCGAAGAAGTAGCAGCCAAAGACCCCGACGCTATCTACAAGGAAGAGATCGATCCATCGATTGGCCTCGCCGCCTATCAAGGACGCAAGATTGCTTTCGCTCTCGGCCTCAAGCCGACGCAGGTCAATCAGGCCGTCACCTTCTTCCAGAGCCTCTACAAGGCCTTCGTCGAGACAGACGCATCTCTGCTGGAAATCAATCCTTTCATCACCACCAAGGACGACAAGCTGTTTGCGCTCGACGCCAAGATGACCTTTGACGACAACGCGCTCTTCCGCCATCCCGAGATCAAGGCTCTCCGCGATGTCGCCGAAGAAGATCCGCTTGAGGTCGAGGCCAGCAAGTACGCCCTGAACTACATCAAGCTCGATGGCTCCATCGCCTGCATGGTCAACGGCGCAGGTTTGGCAATGGCCACGATGGACATCATTCAATACGCTGGCGGCAGCCCAGCCAACTTCCTCGACGTAGGCGGCGGCGCCACTCAGGAGCAGATCGAACATGCATTCGAAATTCTGCTCTCGGACAAGAACGTCAAGGCAATCTTCATCAACATCTTCGGAGGCATTCTACGCGTAGACCGCCTGGCTACAGGAGTAGTCGCAGCCGCGCGAAACCTCAACGTAACCGTGCCCATCGTGCTCCGTCTCGAAGGCACAAACGTTGAAGAAGGACGCCAGATTCTCAAGGACTCGGGCCTCAACTTCCAGGTAGGCGCAACGATGAAAGAAGCTGCCGATCTGGTTGTCGCAGCAGCAAAGGCAGGTGCATAA
- the sucD gene encoding succinate--CoA ligase subunit alpha has product MSVLVDKNTRLIVQGITGKEGTFHAKGAAEYGTVVVGGVTPGKGGTTHEGWPVFNTVAEAVEKTGANATVIFVPPPFAADAILEAEDAGIPLIVAITEGIPTLDMIKVWGKIKNSASRLIGPNCPGVISPGKAKIGIMPARIHLEGSVGIVSKSGTLTYEAVHQLTQRGIGQSTAIGIGGDPIIGTTHIDALKLLNEDPDTEAIIMIGEIGGSAEEAAAAYVKQYVKKPVVGFIAGQTAPPGRRMGHAGAIISGGQGTAAEKMKAMTDAGIHVVVSPADIGAKLAEVIGR; this is encoded by the coding sequence ATGTCCGTACTCGTTGATAAAAACACACGATTGATAGTTCAGGGAATCACCGGCAAAGAAGGAACGTTTCACGCCAAGGGCGCTGCTGAATATGGCACCGTCGTGGTCGGTGGCGTAACTCCCGGCAAGGGCGGAACCACACACGAAGGCTGGCCAGTCTTCAATACCGTTGCTGAAGCCGTCGAAAAGACCGGCGCCAATGCAACCGTAATCTTCGTGCCCCCACCGTTTGCAGCCGACGCAATTCTTGAAGCCGAAGACGCCGGTATTCCGCTGATCGTAGCCATCACCGAAGGCATTCCAACTCTGGACATGATCAAGGTATGGGGCAAGATCAAGAACTCCGCATCGCGGCTCATCGGGCCAAATTGCCCAGGCGTAATTTCGCCCGGTAAAGCCAAGATCGGCATCATGCCCGCCCGCATTCATCTTGAAGGCTCCGTGGGCATCGTCTCCAAGTCGGGAACACTGACCTATGAGGCCGTACATCAGCTCACGCAGCGCGGAATCGGCCAGTCAACCGCCATCGGCATCGGCGGCGATCCAATCATCGGCACCACTCACATCGACGCATTGAAGCTGCTCAACGAAGATCCCGACACCGAAGCCATCATCATGATTGGCGAGATCGGCGGATCGGCAGAAGAGGCCGCAGCGGCTTACGTAAAGCAGTATGTGAAGAAGCCGGTCGTTGGCTTCATCGCCGGACAAACAGCGCCTCCTGGCCGCCGCATGGGCCATGCTGGCGCCATCATCTCCGGCGGTCAAGGCACAGCAGCCGAAAAGATGAAGGCCATGACCGACGCGGGCATCCACGTCGTCGTCTCTCCCGCAGATATCGGCGCCAAACTCGCCGAGGTTATCGGTAGATAG
- a CDS encoding segregation and condensation protein A, with amino-acid sequence MEEEIELTEQPANPKVTSDETKATPVLVLTPKPVAQAKFDPFNPPDEKHASKQKAQPEDPQAFPFSVTVGKVYDGPMDLLLDLIRKQDIDIYDIPIARITAQFLGYVEKLKSTDVDVAGEFIYMASLLIHIKSKMLLPRAPAGPDDPHADDPRRELVERLLEHERFKNAAQMLQQKQMLEAASWTNPGMREFREDAAAEPEIAADTVDLVRIFRDILERVRTRPVLNVEEDSVTVGQMIQFLGRRLTMEDRPVSLRRLLGNSRSHRALVAMFLALLELVRLQAILLNQDQLFSDIFIKKNTEFENVVNELASRAHDDWR; translated from the coding sequence ATGGAAGAAGAAATTGAATTGACCGAACAACCCGCCAACCCGAAAGTTACTTCCGACGAGACAAAAGCCACGCCGGTGCTTGTCCTGACGCCCAAGCCTGTTGCCCAGGCCAAGTTTGATCCGTTCAATCCACCAGATGAAAAGCATGCGTCGAAGCAGAAAGCCCAGCCGGAAGATCCGCAGGCGTTTCCGTTCTCGGTTACCGTGGGCAAGGTCTATGACGGCCCGATGGACTTGCTGCTGGACCTGATCCGCAAGCAGGACATCGATATATATGACATTCCGATTGCGCGTATCACGGCGCAGTTTCTGGGGTATGTCGAAAAACTCAAATCCACGGATGTGGATGTTGCGGGCGAGTTTATTTATATGGCTTCGCTGCTCATCCATATCAAGAGCAAGATGCTGCTGCCGCGCGCGCCTGCCGGGCCGGACGATCCCCATGCCGACGATCCTCGCCGCGAGCTGGTGGAGCGGCTGCTGGAGCATGAGCGCTTCAAGAACGCTGCGCAGATGCTGCAGCAGAAACAAATGCTGGAAGCTGCTTCGTGGACCAATCCGGGTATGCGCGAGTTTCGCGAAGATGCCGCTGCCGAGCCTGAAATTGCCGCAGACACGGTCGATCTGGTGCGTATTTTCAGAGACATACTAGAGCGCGTCCGCACCCGGCCTGTGCTCAATGTCGAAGAGGATTCCGTCACGGTGGGCCAGATGATTCAGTTCCTAGGCCGACGTCTGACGATGGAAGACAGGCCCGTATCGCTGCGCCGCCTGCTGGGGAACAGCCGTTCTCATCGGGCGCTTGTGGCGATGTTTCTGGCGCTGCTGGAGCTGGTGCGCCTGCAGGCCATTCTGCTCAACCAGGACCAGCTTTTCTCTGACATCTTTATCAAGAAGAATACCGAGTTTGAAAACGTCGTAAACGAGCTTGCCAGCCGTGCGCACGATGATTGGCGATAG
- a CDS encoding YdcF family protein, with the protein MAVSKQITRQKAHRKPVLYRGKGPRRRRSISLRLRVFLGCGSLLGALLVWAIVARSIAPMANSTRKDFDAIIVLGTPADSDGNPTPEQQARITEGVHEYERGVAPRLIMTGGAAHNRFVEAEVMARIAHAQGVPSSAILQETQAQDTIQNACYSRQILHAHGWHSAEVVSSASHLPRASMIFSYLPGEKLEWRMHAASDSLVPAFYSDAAEVVETIKTARYLIWARWLESCTP; encoded by the coding sequence ACCCGTCAAAAGGCCCATCGAAAGCCTGTCCTGTATCGCGGCAAAGGCCCGAGACGCAGGCGCTCCATCTCGCTGCGACTACGCGTGTTTCTTGGGTGCGGCAGTTTGCTGGGGGCTCTACTGGTGTGGGCTATCGTAGCTCGCAGCATTGCACCGATGGCTAACTCAACGCGCAAAGATTTCGATGCAATTATCGTGCTGGGTACACCAGCGGATTCGGATGGAAATCCAACACCGGAGCAGCAGGCGCGCATCACGGAGGGAGTACACGAGTACGAGCGCGGCGTAGCTCCACGATTGATCATGACTGGTGGAGCGGCTCACAATCGATTTGTAGAGGCCGAGGTCATGGCTCGTATCGCCCATGCACAGGGCGTTCCATCTTCCGCGATTCTCCAGGAAACACAGGCGCAGGACACGATCCAGAATGCCTGCTACAGCCGTCAAATTCTTCATGCTCACGGCTGGCATTCCGCAGAGGTGGTGAGTTCCGCATCGCATCTTCCGAGAGCTTCGATGATCTTCTCGTATTTACCTGGCGAGAAGTTGGAGTGGCGTATGCACGCAGCATCGGATTCGCTCGTTCCAGCCTTTTATAGCGATGCGGCGGAGGTCGTGGAAACCATCAAGACCGCGCGCTATCTTATCTGGGCGCGATGGCTCGAGAGCTGCACACCCTGA
- the trpD gene encoding anthranilate phosphoribosyltransferase, with protein MGILKELLKPLTEDGAALTKEQARAALVEILDGDVSDVETTAMLTALATRGELAPELAGFVEEMRERATPIPLTDEERDLLVDTCGTGGGGPATFNISTGAALVAAAAGALVAKHGNRAVTSRCGSADVLESLGVPITLPPDLAAECLRETGFVFLFAPMLHPAMKAVAPLRRALGFRTIFNLCGPLTNPARARAQVIGVLAPSRALLMARTLLELQTTRRAFVVHGLDGLDELTLTGESIVVRVEPAAEPSIKAARITPDMAGVELATLAELSGGDADENASILYDIITGIPGPKREIVLLNAAAALVAAGLANDLKEGVAQGAEAIDSGMAAVTLQKLRGFGAKYGSRS; from the coding sequence TTGGGAATACTGAAAGAATTGCTTAAGCCCCTCACTGAGGATGGCGCTGCCCTTACAAAAGAGCAGGCGCGTGCTGCGCTTGTGGAGATTCTCGACGGGGATGTCTCGGATGTCGAAACCACAGCCATGCTGACGGCGCTCGCGACACGTGGCGAACTGGCTCCGGAACTGGCCGGGTTTGTGGAGGAGATGCGAGAGCGTGCGACTCCGATTCCGCTCACGGACGAAGAGCGCGATCTGCTTGTGGATACCTGCGGCACGGGTGGCGGGGGGCCAGCAACTTTCAATATTTCGACCGGCGCGGCATTGGTAGCGGCCGCAGCCGGAGCGCTGGTGGCCAAACACGGCAATCGCGCTGTGACATCGCGCTGTGGGTCGGCGGACGTGCTGGAATCGCTTGGCGTTCCGATTACACTGCCGCCCGATCTGGCCGCGGAGTGTCTGCGCGAAACAGGATTTGTCTTTCTCTTTGCTCCAATGCTGCATCCGGCGATGAAAGCGGTGGCTCCGCTGCGGCGCGCGCTGGGTTTTCGCACGATCTTCAATCTTTGCGGGCCGCTGACCAATCCGGCGAGGGCGCGTGCGCAGGTAATCGGAGTGCTGGCGCCGAGCCGGGCATTGCTTATGGCGCGGACATTGCTGGAACTCCAGACGACGAGGCGGGCCTTCGTGGTTCACGGGCTGGACGGGTTGGACGAGCTTACTCTGACGGGCGAGTCGATTGTTGTCCGCGTTGAGCCGGCGGCGGAGCCATCCATCAAGGCAGCGCGTATAACTCCCGATATGGCGGGGGTTGAACTTGCGACGCTGGCTGAGTTGTCGGGCGGCGATGCGGATGAGAACGCCAGCATTCTTTACGACATCATCACCGGCATTCCCGGGCCGAAGCGGGAGATTGTGCTGCTGAATGCGGCTGCCGCGCTGGTTGCAGCCGGGCTCGCCAATGATCTGAAGGAGGGCGTGGCCCAGGGTGCGGAGGCTATCGATTCTGGAATGGCGGCGGTTACTTTGCAGAAACTACGCGGATTCGGAGCGAAATACGGGAGCCGTTCCTGA
- a CDS encoding inorganic phosphate transporter, with the protein MATIATPDAGTSLLDKKMKKGPGLLGGIIFAAVILGGLGYCGFNIASDVGHVAVVSVWPYVLLAVALLIALGFEFVNGFHDTANAVATVIYTHSLEPHVAVVWSGMWNLIGVLTSSGAVAFAVVSLLPVELILQVSSGAGFAMVFALLIAAILWNLSTWWLGLPASSSHTMVGSIIGVGVANQLMSAHSGTAGVDWDQVIKVFRVLLISPLVGFGLAFLLMLITKKLIKYPALFTAPTGDEPPPFLIRALLVLTCTGVSFGHGSNDGQKGMGLIMLILIGTVPTAYALNHTIGPKDVVTFVAVSDQATKVLDNHVDKNALMGDPRADVTQFISTKKFTPNTMVALRELVQDISHEVGLYKELKAVPARDQQNVRNDMYVASAALTMIHKSHTPAFSDDEDKILGNYQKSLDRSTKFIPLWVKIAVALALGMGTMVGWKRIVVTVGEKIGKEHLTYAQGATAELIAMGTIIAADNFGLPVSTTHVLSSGIAGTMVANGSGLQWSTLRSIAMAWVCTLPAAALLSGGLFWIFRMFS; encoded by the coding sequence ATGGCTACGATAGCTACACCAGATGCAGGCACGTCGCTTCTGGATAAGAAAATGAAAAAAGGCCCAGGGCTTCTGGGTGGAATTATCTTCGCAGCCGTGATTCTTGGCGGTTTGGGCTATTGCGGTTTCAATATCGCTAGCGATGTAGGACATGTAGCAGTGGTCAGCGTCTGGCCTTATGTCCTGCTTGCGGTTGCGCTGTTGATTGCACTCGGCTTTGAATTTGTTAACGGATTTCACGACACAGCAAACGCAGTTGCAACTGTGATCTATACACACTCACTCGAACCGCATGTGGCCGTGGTCTGGTCCGGCATGTGGAATTTGATTGGCGTGCTTACGTCGAGTGGAGCGGTGGCTTTCGCGGTTGTTTCGCTGCTGCCAGTTGAACTCATTCTGCAGGTCAGCTCGGGCGCTGGTTTCGCCATGGTCTTTGCGTTGTTGATCGCAGCCATTTTGTGGAACCTCAGCACCTGGTGGCTTGGACTGCCGGCTTCCAGTTCGCATACCATGGTTGGTTCCATCATTGGCGTAGGCGTAGCCAATCAGTTGATGAGCGCGCACAGCGGAACTGCTGGCGTCGATTGGGACCAGGTAATCAAGGTCTTCCGCGTACTTCTCATCTCGCCGCTGGTTGGTTTCGGCCTCGCGTTCCTGCTGATGTTGATCACCAAGAAGCTGATCAAGTATCCGGCGCTCTTCACTGCCCCCACAGGAGACGAGCCGCCGCCATTCCTGATTCGCGCATTGTTGGTTCTCACCTGCACCGGTGTCAGCTTTGGACATGGTTCGAACGATGGCCAGAAGGGCATGGGCTTGATCATGCTCATCCTCATCGGAACGGTTCCTACCGCTTACGCACTGAATCACACGATTGGCCCCAAGGATGTTGTCACCTTCGTCGCTGTATCTGATCAGGCGACCAAAGTGCTCGACAACCATGTGGACAAGAACGCGCTCATGGGCGATCCACGCGCCGATGTGACTCAGTTCATCAGCACCAAGAAGTTCACGCCTAACACCATGGTCGCCCTGCGCGAACTGGTGCAGGACATCAGCCACGAAGTTGGTCTTTACAAGGAACTGAAGGCGGTTCCGGCGCGGGATCAACAGAACGTCCGTAACGATATGTACGTGGCCAGCGCGGCGCTGACCATGATTCACAAGAGCCATACCCCGGCCTTCAGCGATGACGAAGACAAGATCCTGGGCAACTATCAGAAGAGCCTGGATCGCTCGACGAAGTTCATTCCGCTCTGGGTAAAAATTGCCGTAGCGCTCGCGCTCGGTATGGGCACGATGGTGGGCTGGAAGCGGATTGTGGTTACCGTTGGCGAAAAGATCGGCAAGGAGCACCTGACTTATGCACAGGGCGCCACGGCCGAACTGATCGCAATGGGAACCATCATTGCCGCCGACAACTTTGGCCTGCCGGTGAGCACGACGCATGTGCTCAGCTCGGGTATCGCCGGTACGATGGTTGCGAACGGCAGCGGCCTCCAGTGGTCTACTCTGCGCAGCATTGCTATGGCCTGGGTTTGCACTCTCCCGGCGGCGGCATTGCTCTCGGGTGGCCTATTTTGGATCTTCCGGATGTTCTCCTAA